From Lonchura striata isolate bLonStr1 chromosome 3, bLonStr1.mat, whole genome shotgun sequence, one genomic window encodes:
- the SMPDL3A gene encoding cyclic GMP-AMP phosphodiesterase SMPDL3A isoform X1, which translates to MEPRLALALALLCSALQAAPAGPQRARSALGQFWHVSDLHLDPTYHITPDRTKVCSSSKGVNASNPGPFGDFLCDSPYQLILSAFEFMNDSKEQVSFMIWTGDSPPHVHVKELSTELVISIIGNLSSTIRNFFPDLQVFPALGNHDYWPQDQLPVTTSEVYNAVADFWKPWLNDEAISTFRKGGFYTQLFESSNSYQPLRIISLNTNLYYSPNKVTVNITDPANQFAWLEEILETSSQKKEKVYIIGHVPVGYLPYARNTTAIREYYNERLVKIFRKYSSVIAGQFFGHTHRDSIMVLLDEEEKPVNSLFVAPAVTPVKSVLQTESNNPGVRLYQYDLFDYSLQDLWQFYLDLRDANKKNESNWKLEYILTKTYGIEDLKPESLYEMAKQLSVPNSTLFEQYYSNYIVSYDKTIRCEEGCKTCQICAIQYLDYSSYTDCINHEAVWR; encoded by the exons ATGGAGCCGCGGCTGGCGCTGGCGCTGGCGCTGCTCTGCTCCGCGCTGCAGGCGGCGCCGGCCGGCCCGCAGCGGGCCCGCTCTGCCCTGG GGCAGTTCTGGCATGTATCTGACCTACATTTAGATCCAACGTACCACATTACCCCTGATCGCACCAAAGTTTGTTCTTCTTCCAAAGGAGTCAATGCCTCCAACCCAGGCCCTTTTGGAGACTTTTTGTGTGATTCTCCTTATCAACTTATTTTGTCAGCATTTGAATTTATGAACGATTCAAAAGAGCAGGTTTCATTCATGATATGGACAGG agaTAGCCCTCCTCACGTTCATGTAAAAGAGCTCTCCACAGAATTGGTCATTAGCATCATTGGTAATCTGAGTTCTACAATTCGTAATTTCTTTCCAGATCTTCAGGTTTTCCCAGCCTTAGGCAATCATGACTACTGGCCACAG GACCAGCTTCCTGTAACTACCAGTGAAGTTTACAATGCTGTAGCAGATTTCTGGAAACCTTGGCTAAATGATGAAGCAATCAGTACCTTCAGAAAAG GTGGCTTTTACACACAGCTGTTTGAATCCAGTAATAGCTATCAACCACTCAGGATAATCAGTCTGAATACAAATTTATATTACAGCCCCAACAAGGTAACTGTGAATATCACTGACCCAGCCAACCAGTTTGCCTGGCTGGAGGAAATACTTGAAACTTCTtcacaaaagaaggaaaag GTGTATATAATAGGTCATGTCCCAGTAGGATACTTGCCATATGCAAGGAATACTACAGCTATCAGGGAGTATTACAATGAGAGACTGGTAAAGATTTTTCGCAAATACAGTAGTGTTATTGCGGGCCAGTTTTTTGGACATACCCATAGAGATAGTATCATGGTGCTCCTGGATGAAGAAG aaaagcCAGTCAATTCCTTGTTTGTGGCACCTGCTGTAACCCCAGTGAAGAGTGTATTGCAAACAGAGTCCAATAACCCTGGTGTCAGATTGTATCAATATGATCTTTTTGACTATAGCTTGCAG gATCTGTGGCAGTTTTACTTGGACCTCAGAGATGCCAACAAGAAAAATGAATCGAACTGGAAATTAGAATACATCCTGACTAAAACTTATGGCATTGAAGACTTGAAACCAGAAAGCCTATATGAAATGGCCAAACAGTTGTCTGTGCCAAACAGCACACTGTTTGAGCAGTATTACAGTAACTATATTGTGAGTTACGACAAAACTATTCGCTGTGAAGAGGGGTGCAAGACCTGCCAAATATGTGCAATCCAATATTTAGATTACTCCTCATACACAGATTGCATCAATCATGAGGCAGTGTGGAGATGA
- the SMPDL3A gene encoding cyclic GMP-AMP phosphodiesterase SMPDL3A isoform X2: MNDSKEQVSFMIWTGDSPPHVHVKELSTELVISIIGNLSSTIRNFFPDLQVFPALGNHDYWPQDQLPVTTSEVYNAVADFWKPWLNDEAISTFRKGGFYTQLFESSNSYQPLRIISLNTNLYYSPNKVTVNITDPANQFAWLEEILETSSQKKEKVYIIGHVPVGYLPYARNTTAIREYYNERLVKIFRKYSSVIAGQFFGHTHRDSIMVLLDEEEKPVNSLFVAPAVTPVKSVLQTESNNPGVRLYQYDLFDYSLQDLWQFYLDLRDANKKNESNWKLEYILTKTYGIEDLKPESLYEMAKQLSVPNSTLFEQYYSNYIVSYDKTIRCEEGCKTCQICAIQYLDYSSYTDCINHEAVWR; encoded by the exons ATGAACGATTCAAAAGAGCAGGTTTCATTCATGATATGGACAGG agaTAGCCCTCCTCACGTTCATGTAAAAGAGCTCTCCACAGAATTGGTCATTAGCATCATTGGTAATCTGAGTTCTACAATTCGTAATTTCTTTCCAGATCTTCAGGTTTTCCCAGCCTTAGGCAATCATGACTACTGGCCACAG GACCAGCTTCCTGTAACTACCAGTGAAGTTTACAATGCTGTAGCAGATTTCTGGAAACCTTGGCTAAATGATGAAGCAATCAGTACCTTCAGAAAAG GTGGCTTTTACACACAGCTGTTTGAATCCAGTAATAGCTATCAACCACTCAGGATAATCAGTCTGAATACAAATTTATATTACAGCCCCAACAAGGTAACTGTGAATATCACTGACCCAGCCAACCAGTTTGCCTGGCTGGAGGAAATACTTGAAACTTCTtcacaaaagaaggaaaag GTGTATATAATAGGTCATGTCCCAGTAGGATACTTGCCATATGCAAGGAATACTACAGCTATCAGGGAGTATTACAATGAGAGACTGGTAAAGATTTTTCGCAAATACAGTAGTGTTATTGCGGGCCAGTTTTTTGGACATACCCATAGAGATAGTATCATGGTGCTCCTGGATGAAGAAG aaaagcCAGTCAATTCCTTGTTTGTGGCACCTGCTGTAACCCCAGTGAAGAGTGTATTGCAAACAGAGTCCAATAACCCTGGTGTCAGATTGTATCAATATGATCTTTTTGACTATAGCTTGCAG gATCTGTGGCAGTTTTACTTGGACCTCAGAGATGCCAACAAGAAAAATGAATCGAACTGGAAATTAGAATACATCCTGACTAAAACTTATGGCATTGAAGACTTGAAACCAGAAAGCCTATATGAAATGGCCAAACAGTTGTCTGTGCCAAACAGCACACTGTTTGAGCAGTATTACAGTAACTATATTGTGAGTTACGACAAAACTATTCGCTGTGAAGAGGGGTGCAAGACCTGCCAAATATGTGCAATCCAATATTTAGATTACTCCTCATACACAGATTGCATCAATCATGAGGCAGTGTGGAGATGA
- the FABP7 gene encoding fatty acid-binding protein, brain: MVEAFCATWKLVDSHNFDEYMKALGVGFATRQVGNVTKPTVIISSEGDKVVIRTQSTFKNTEISFKLGEEFDETTPDDRNCKSVVTLDGEKLVHVQKWDGKETNFVREIKDGKMVMTLTFGDVVAVRHYEKA; the protein is encoded by the exons ATGGTCGAGGCTTTCTGCGCCACCTGGAAGCTGGTAGACAGCCACAACTTCGACGAGTATATGAAGGCACTGG GAGTGGGGTTTGCAACACGGCAGGTGGGTAATGTGACTAAACCCACTGTGATTATCAGCAGCGAGGGGGACAAAGTAGTGATCAGAACTCAAAGCACTTtcaaaaacacagaaatcagCTTTAAACTCGGAGAGGAATTTGATGAAACTACCCCCGACGACAGAAACTGCAAA TCAGTTGTGACCCTGGATGGAGAGAAGCTAGTGCATGTACAGAAATGGGACGGCAAAGAGACAAATTTTGTGAGAGAAATAAAGGATGGCAAAATGGTAATG ACTCTCACCTTTGGTGATGTGGTTGCTGTTCGCCACTATGAGAAAGCATAG
- the PKIB gene encoding cAMP-dependent protein kinase inhibitor beta produces the protein MTDVEPVVTDFASSGRSGRRNALPDILGSPAGAGTSDLPHKLAELSVSEDAGAEGGEVSSSKALLESQEAEGKRNDS, from the exons ATGACTGATGTGGAGCCTGTGGTCACAGATTTTGCCTCATCAGGACGGTCAGGCCGCCGAAACGCCTTACCAGATATCCTGGGCTctcctgctggtgctgggacTTCAGACCTGCCACACAAACTGGCTGAGCTCTCTGTTTCAGAAG ATGCAGGAGCAGAGGGTGGAGAAGTGTCATCATCCAAAGCCTTGCTGGAAAGTCAAGAGGCAGAAGGAAAACGCAATGATTCCTAA